GTGTATTGACCGTTTGACTGACGGTTAGCACGGTAGACCTTCATATCATCCTGACCACCATTAGCTGACCATACCGGAACTACAACACTGGAAACTGTTGATGGAACATTAGAAAGTGCCACGTTGAAACCTGTTGCTGTATTGGTAACACTAGCCGATACCTTACCTGCGATAACAGTTGCTTTTGGCGTTTCGGCCGGCTTGGCTACTGCAGGTGTTGTTGCCGGTTTAGAAGTTTCGGCTGGTTTGGCTACTGTTGGTGTAGAGACCGGTTTAGAAGCTTCGGCTGGTTTAGATACGGCTGGAGCAGTCGATGATTGACTGGTAGCTGAATAGTTATGACTGCCACTGAGGAGGGTATCCAGCTTCCTAGTCTGAACATTTTGTCCGTAAACAATCATATTGTAAGTGCCAGTGTCGTTTTTATGATCCTTAGTCGCCACTGCAAAAGTGTATTGACCGTTTGACTGACGGTTAGCACGGTAGACCTTCATATCATCCTGACCACCATTAGCTGACCAAACTGGAACTACAACACTGGAAACTGTTGATGGAACATTAGAAAGTGCCACGTTGAAACCTGTTGCTGTATTGCTAACACTAGCCGACACCTTACCTGCGATAACAGTTGCTTTTGGCGTTTCGGCCGGCTTGGTTACTGCCGGTGTAGTTGCTGGTTTAGAAGTTTCGGCTGGTTTTGGCGCTGGGGTTGTTGCTGGCAGACCTGCATGTTTCTTATAATAGTCAGAAATTCCTTTGACAATTCCATCAACCAATTTTTCCTGATAAGCTGCGGACGAGATTTTTGCTGACTCTGCACTATTGGACATATAGCCCAACTCTAGCAAGACCGCGGGAGCAGTCGTCTCACGCAAGACCTGGAAAGTTCTCCGCATTACTCCACCGTTTCGAGCACCAGTATTGGTAATTAGATTAGATTGGATGCTGTTTGCCAAACTTGCACTCAAATTTATGCGCTGAGCATCATTGTGATACTGGCTATTGATTCGCGCAGGATACTCTGGAAAATACTGATAATAGTAAGTCTCAATCCCATTAGCAGAAGGAGACGTCGAAGCATTAAAATGAATACTTACAAAAATATCTGAAGAAGTTCGATTGGCTTTTTCAGAACGCGGCAATAAACCAACAGAGCTATCTGCCGTTCGAGTCAATTCCACTCGGAAACCTTGCGCTTCAAGCTTTGATTTTACACGATTCTGAATCTGTAGGTTCAAATCCTTTTCATTTTTACCAAAATAAACGGCACCGGGATCACTACCACCATGTCCTGCATCTAAGTAGACAACTTTATTGAAGACATTGTACTGCCCTTGAGATGCTGAACCACTGGATACTGATGTCGTAGATGCGGATGGCTGAACAGGGGTATTTACGGGCGTTGTCGGCGCAACCGTTCCTACAGAAACATAGCGTCGATTTCCACCATAAGAAATGTAGCTTAACCATTTATGCTGGTCCGCAGTTACCACACTGTCATAATTAACCGTTTGCCCCTTTTCATAGCGTGCCAAATCTGGACTTGAAATCTTTGGCTCACTCTTAACACCTGTAGCCTGAGTAAAGACATAACTACCTGAAGGTGCTACATTTGGGGCTACTGGTTCTGTTGATGCTACAGTTGGCGTCGTTTGGCTTACTTGATTTGAAACAGCTTGGGTGCTCCCTGACTGTGGCATCGATCTCAAAGAGGTCGTTCCTGTCGTGTCAGTTGGTTGAGTCACTGCTTCCGCTGTCGCTTCTGTGGTTACCGTAGTTTCTGTGGCAGCAATAGGATCAACTGAAGGAGCAGTCGCTACCGTTGATGTTGAAGGCGTAATCACTGGACTAACATCCGACGAAACCGGCACTTCTTCAGCAGATGCTGTTTGAGTGGCCATAAAGGACACGCTTGCCAATAAAACAGAAGCAGCACCAAATGAATACTTCCGAATCGAAAAACGTTGTTTTTGATCAAATTTCATATAAATCTCCTATGTGTACAAACATATCTATCAACAATCACAAGCTAAATCTGGTCCCAAAACGTCCATATCAATTCGACACCGCATTTTGTTGTGAGCACAAAAACTTCTGCCAACATTCTACCATATATAGGAAAAACTTGCAATGATAAACAACTATTCTGTAACTATTATTTCGTTTAAACATTCTACTACAAAATTTGCTGCCTACAGATCCTCTTTTTTTTTAAAATCAACGAGAACCTCAATTTGGTAAAGGGCTAATTTTTACATAAAAAATGAGGCTGGGCAGAAAGTCCAGCCTCGCTTCTCAGAGTTCGTGTCAACATCTCAGCGCAGTGGTTGATTGGCAGATTTGTTCGTGTTTCACACTCCCATCCACTCCCTATAATTCCTCAGCTATCTTATTAATTTTCCGCAGGCGATGATTGACACCACTCTTGGTAATTGGGTTGGTCAAGCTATCCGCCAATTGCTGGATAGAATAGTCAGGATGCTGGATGCGGAGCTGGGCCACTTCCTGCAAATCTCCAGGCAACTGGTCCAGTCCAATGGTCTCGATAATCTTACTGATATTGTTAATGGTTTTCATGCTGGCAGTGACTGTCTTGGCAATATTGGCCGCCTCGGCATTGGTCGCACGATTGAGATCGTTTCTGGCCTCGCGCAGGAGCTTGACATTTTCAAACTCGGTCTTTGCCTCTTCTGCCCCAATGACTAGGAGGAAATCCATGATATCCTCGGCTCGTTGCAGATAGGTAATGGTCCCTTTTTTTCGTTCAATCACCTTGGCATCCAGCAGAAATTTCTGCATCAAGTCCGCCAAGTCATGGGCATGGTCGCTGTAGACCGAGGCAATTTCCAACTGGTACTTACCTTTTTCAGGGTCCTTGACAGAGCCCGCCGCCAAAAAGGCACCTCGCAGATAGGCCTGGCTCCAGGAATCATTTTCCAATACCAGCGGTGAAATCCCCGTCTCCAAGCCGAAAAAGCTATCTGCCAGATAGAGGTCGTTGAGAATATCATTGACCCCGTCCTCGATATGAACAGAATAAATCCTATTCTTTCTAAGGTTTTGCCGTTGGTGGTGACGGATTTCCGCCTTAATCTGGTAAAAGGTCTGGAGCATTTCATAGACATGCCGAGCAATCTTGGCATTTTCAGTCGTAATGGACAGGGTCAAACCTGACGATGCCAGACCTAGACTGCCTGCCAGCTTGATCATGGCCGACAACTCCGACTTATTTTGACTGGACTGAATCAGCAATTCTTCCTTGACTTGTATCGTAAAACTCATGACCGCACCTGCAAGATATTGAGTAATTCTTCTACTACAAAATCACCGTCGTGAAAAGCTCCGCCATTTTCCAAACGAAGAAAATTCGACGAAATCACGCGCCGCGCCTGGTCCTGAAGCCCTGCAAAATCGTGCTTGACCTGGACTAGATACTCATCAAACTGGTGGGTATCCATGTAGTCCTGTGGCACAGGCTCGATGTTAACCAGGACGGTGTCAATAAAACGACAGGCCAGATGGGCATTGAGGACCGTAACGTGGTCAGCATCTGAGAAGAACTCCGTCTCCCCGCGCTGGGTCATGATGTTGCAGACGTAGACCACCTCCGCCTTGGTCTCCTTGAGAGCTTGTCCAATCTCGGGAATCATAAGGTTGGGTAGAATAGAGGTGTAGAGGGAGCCAGGTCCCAGCACCACCAAATCGCTGTCCATAATGGCATCCACTACCTGCGGACTGGCTGTTGGGGTTTGATCATTGTAGGTATCGGTGACAAATACATGCCCAATCATGCCTGGATGCTTGGAAATTTTACTTTCACCGACCACCTCAGTCCCGTCAGTAAAGACGGCATGGAGGGTCAGCGGATGCTCACTGGAAGGATATATTTTCCCTGTCGTATGGAAAAAGCGGGTCAAGAGCCGCATGGCATTGTAGGTCGATCCCTGCATCTCAGAAATCCCAGCGATGATGAGATTGCCCAGCGGATGCCCTGCCAAGGGACCGTCGCTGGCATCAAATCGGTACTGGAAAATCTGCTCATAGAGCTTGGGCATATCTGACATAGCCAGGAGGACATTGCGCAAATCACCCGGCGGTGTAACCTGGAGGGCATGGCGAATCTCACCAGACGAGCCTCCGTCATCTGCCACCGTCACGATAGCTGTAATGTCCGCATCCTTGTTGCGCAGGCTTTTGAGAATCACAGGAATCCCCGTTCCTCCTCCGATAACCGTAATCTTTGGCTTTCTCATGACCGATTGACCGTCTCTTTCCGCTTGTCTTTGTCCCGATGACTCAGGTTGACAAGCCAGTTTTTCTCTAGGTCTTCTGCTAGGCGTTTGGCAAAAGCTACGCTGCGGTGTTGACCGCCCGTGCATCCGACGGCTATGGTCAGAACTGATTTACCTTCCTTCTGGTAACCTGGCAGAATTGGCTCGATCAAGCTTATCAAATGGCCGTAGAACTCTTCTGATTCCTGGTGGTCCATAACGTAATCGTAAACCGGCTGGTCCATCCCTGTCAGATTGCGCAGTTCGGGCTTGTAATATGGATTTGGCAAGAAACGTACGTCAAAGACCAGGTCCGCATCTAGAGGTAGGCCGTACTTAAATCCGAAGGATAGGACTTCCACCCTGAAAGACGGCTGATTGTCCTGGCTAGCGAATTGCTCAGAGATGGCCATACGTAGGTTTCTCGGTGTCAAATCCGAGGTATCAATCACATTCTGACTCATATTTTTCAAGGGAGCTAGAAGTTCGCGCTCTAGATTGATACCGTCGAGAACTCGGCCGTCTGCAGCCAGAGGGTGAGAACGGCGGGTCTCCTTATAGCGGGCCACCAATTCACTATCCGTGGCATCCAGGAAGAGAATCTTGAAGTCCAGGTCTTCTGCAGTTTCCAGGTCATCTAGAACCTCACGGATTTCCGCAAAGAAGGACCGGCTCCGCATGTCGACAACCAGGGCAATCTTGTTATTGTCCTTGCTGGCATGGATGAGCTCGATAAATTTCGGCAATAGGGTCGGTGGCATATTGTCAATGGTAAAGTAGCCCAGGTCCTCAAAGGACTGGATAGCGACTGTCTTACCGGCTCCCGACATCCCTGTCACGATAACTAGTTGGAGTTTGTCTGCCATAGCTAGACCTCCTTTTTCTGATTTATTCAACAACGGCGATGACTTCGATTTCAACCTTCACATCGCGTGGCAGGCGAGCAACTTCTACAGCTGAGCGAGCTGGAAAATCGGATGAGAAGGCTGTTTTATAGACCTCATTAAAGAGTACAAAATCATTCATATCCTTGAGGAAACATGTTGTTTTGACAACGTGGTCAAAGTCTGTTCCAGCTTCTGCTAGGATGGCTGCAATATTTTTCAAGACTTGATCGGTCTGTTCTTGAATGGTCTCACCAACCACTTCACCCGTTTCTGGTGATAGGGGTACTTGGCCTGATGCGAAGAGCAGATTACCTACGACCTTACCCTGAACGTACGGGCCGATAGCTGCTGGTGCTTTGTCTGTGTGAATAGTTTTCATAGTATATCTCCTTTTGTTTTCTAAATCTATTATAGCATAGGTTGCTAGGATTGAGGTAGTTTTGGGAATTCTTTCCATGGACAATCCCTGAAATTTTATGTAACAAAAAAGGCTGGACATGGATTCCAACCTTATCTAGAGCTTCTCATTTTTTCTATTAACATCTCAATACAGCATGATATCATGTTCCAGTGGCTTGATAAAATACAGAGCTAGGTTATCATCGTTGTAAGCAGAAGCTCCAATTGCCAGAGGGCTGCCCTCATACCAAACACTAGTCCCATCCGGAATAAAACCGTTTTGCACATAAAGTTTCTGAGCCTTGCCATAATGAGCATTCAGACCAACACCTATCCCTATCTGGGATGTAAAATCGGATACAAGTTGGCAGATAGCATCCAATAATCTGTAGCAAATTCCCTGACCCTGAAACTGTTCAAAGACATTAAAATCGACAATTTCAGGAATACCTGTCTGAAAAAATCGCCCCTTCTTGGGAGATTTGACAAGAGTAATATAACCCAGACAGGCCTGCTCATTTTCAGCTACCAAGACCTGGCGCTCGCCTTCTTCCTGCTCTGTCAAATAACTTTCCAGGATTGCCTTCCGCGACAGCCAGCCCTGCTCTAAAAAGCCTGATCTAGCTTCTCAATATGACAAGCCTCTAAATGAATCATTCTAATCATGTCACGCTCCTCTGTATAGATAAACACAAGACATCTTTAGGTAAAATGATAGGTGTAACTAAATCTCTCTAGAAAAATCACTGTCTAGTTCCCGATAGGGTTGGATATTTTGAACATATTCTAAGACGCCTTGAAATTGGTCTTCTTGGTCACGAACCGCCTTGTAAACGACATAAACAAAGGTTTCTTCATCCTTTTTGAACCACATAGTCACTTCATTTTTCTGTCCACTGCGCAGGAGTTCAAAGATTTTTTTGACCTTGTCAACAATTTTTGGTGGATGACAGAGTTCGACATTGCGTCCGATTTGACTAGGTGTTCGCTTGAAAATCATTTCCTCAACTGGATGGCTATCATTGTAATATTGGAAAATGTCATCCTTGTTCACGAAGGTTAATTCCAATGGTAAATGATTAAGGATGAGATTCGCTTGTTCAAGAGTCAAATAACCATTGCCAAAAGGCTGTGGACTAGCAGGGTCCAGAACTGATGTGGTCGGTTCTTTTGGTGTGAAGGAGATAGTAAACTGTCCCTCTGGCGTATCAATCACCCGCACATTGGGATCGCTTGCCTGCGGTGCAGATGATGCGTCCTTCTGCTCTGCTATTTCTCCAAAAGAAACCCGATGGGGAACCCATTTTGCTGTAGGTTTCACAATTGCGTAGCCATAAGCATCACTTTCAGCGGCAATCTGCAACCAATCATCTTGTGTAAAAGTCTCCAGCAAAATCATTAGCAAAATCGCTTCTTCCTTGAAAACCATCTCTTCAAACTCAGTGGCGAAAATTTCAAAAATTTGACGAACAGTTTCTATATCTCCATCTGGCAAGGTATCTAAAGCCTTACGGGCTTCCTTAAAGAGCAGACGAATATCATCATCTACACCCCACATAACCTTGGGTGGCGCATCATGACCGTAGCGCTCCATGATTGGAAAGAAGAGTTTTTCCTTGCGCGTATAATGATGGTCAAACTGACCTAACAATTTATATTGACGTTGCAAACCTTGGAGAAGTTGGTCGCGCACTTCTTCCTCCTCCACTTGCTCATACTGCTCTAAAATCCGACGAATGCGCAATAAAGCTCCACGAAGTGCAAGATTTTCTTGTTTAAAGACATAAACAGGATGACCTTCTTGATCCATGTCTGCCACTTGGACATCCGATATAGCTCCCTTGAAAAGATTGGCATGAACATTACATAAGCCCATAACATCTTCGAAGGTAATCCCCGTATCGCTGGACATGAGTTCGTATTCCATCATCGAAATCTCCAGCGCTGACACACCTGTAAAATGCTGATTAAATTGTTCCTGAACGGACTCCGCGCTAGCTCCGTTATGCAGGTCCAAGAGGATATTTTTTAAAATATCAATTCGCTGTTCACGCATCATTGCCTCCTACTACCTGATACCCATTCCACTCTAAGGTTTGTTGGATTTGTTTCAACGAAATCTTGGTCATTTTAGAACCCATTTTCAGACTGGTCACCTTTCCAACTGTGTGAAGCATGGCAGGATTGGCCAGTGGGGAAAAACCAAGCTCAATCAGTATATCCTTGACTTCTGGGTGCTGGTTGATAATCTCTGCCACAGGCAGATTTAGGTCGATGGTGTTCATTGTTTTTCCCCCTTCAACGCCTCAAACTTCGCTTTCATGGTTGGATTGTTACGTGTTAGCTTTTTGACCGTGACGTCATCCAGTTTGTTATTGGCCAGACGGAGCTGATTCTCGCTGGTGGTCAGGGCTGCTTTGACCGCCTCCATCCGCTTGATAGCCTTATCAATCTCGTCAATGGCTTTTTGGAAATTGGTGCTGGCTGACTGGTAGTTCTTGGCAAAGGCTGTTTTAAAGGTCGCCAAATCTTCTTCAAAATGGGTAATATCGATATGCTGTTCTCTGACCAAGGCCAATTCTTGCTTGTATTTCAAACTATTGAGCGCCGCATTGCGTAAAAGTCCTATCAACTGTATAAAGAACTGAGGACGAACCACATACATTTTCTCGTACTTGTGGCTGACATCAACAATCCCCGTATTGTAGTAATCGTTATCCGCCTCTAGCATGGTCACTAGCACCGCATATTCACAGTTCTTCTCACGACGATCCTTGTCCAATTCTTTGAAAAAGTCCTCATTCTTATGCTTTTTAACCGTGTCATCCGCCTCATTTTTCATCTCAAACATGATGGAAATGATTTCTACACCATTTTCATCCGTCTCGCGGTAGATGTAGTCGCCCTTGGACCCACGCGCCGACACTTGATTATCTTTTTCAAAATAAGCATTGGGAAAGGCTAACTGTCGAACCTTATTGAACTCCGACTCAGCATACAATTCCAAACTTTCACCGATAGCCTTGGTCGATTGCTGGGCCTTGAAGTTCTTATAGAACTCTACCTGCTCGCTAGCCGCCTTGAGCTGAACCTCATACTCCTGCCGAGTGGTCGCCAGCGCCAATTCCTGCTTCTGCTCCTGCAAAACCAAGGCATTCTGGGCCGCATCCCGCTCCTTCTCAACCTGAGCCACTGCCTGCTGCAACTCCAAATCCTTGGACAGACCCACTTGCTCCAATTTTGCCTTTAGCTCTAGGATTTCTTGGTCTTTTTGGGAAATAGCAGAGCTGATTTCTAATTCCGACTGACTAGTCAGTTTGTCCAGCTGAGCCTGAAGTGCCATCAACTCCTTATCCTTTTGAGCAATAGCAGAGCTAACCTCATGTTCCGTCTGACTAGACACCTGCTCAACCTTAGCTGTCAGTTCTAAAATAGCCTTATCCTTGTCAGCCAATTTAGCCTGCAAGTCATTTTCAGCCTTCTGAGCCAGCAACTCTGTCTCACGCGCCAAACGATCATGAACTTCCTTATCAAACTCCACACCACGAACCTGAGCCAAAAGCTGGCTGTATTCTGTTTCATTAACTTGAAAAGCCGTCCCACAATGCGGGCAAGTAATATTGTGCATGATTTTCTCCTAAATCTGTTCTTGAACAAAGTGCGACCACTTTTCTTGCAAGGGTTTCTGTTCTGGCACTTCAGCCCCCTCAAGCAAGGCTTGGATACATTCATGCTGGACCAGCCAACCGGTCATATCTTTTTCAGCCGTCGCAAATTCATTGCCAAAATCCTTAGGAATGATTTCCTCAAAGGCAATGTGACTCCCACCTTCTTGCTCTGTCAGAATAAAACCAACCCGAGCAGTATCCCAAGTATAGACAATTTCATGCGGTTCGCGATAGGCCAACAAGTCCATCTCCTCGCGGAAATCATCCATTTCAAAGACCAACTTTTGTCCTTCAATATGGAGTTCTGGAAACCATTTGGCAAAACCAGCGTCTGTAGCCAGTAAATCCCATGTTTCTGTCAAAGATGCAGAAACGGAGTATACCACATTTAATTGATAGTGTGTAGAGGTTGTAGTAATTGAAATTTTCATATGTCTAGTATAGCAAAAAATCTCTAAAAAATGAAAAAACACCAGCAAAGCCAGTGTCTAACTGTTCCTTTCCCTCACTGAGACTAGGATACGTCTCGCAAGAGGATTGACAATAAAATAACTCAAGGGAAGCGACAGAATAATATTTCTCAAAAAGCGGAAACCATAAATCGGTAGATGAAAGGGAAGATGGCTCATATACATACCAAATACTCCCATAATTAACCCCATTGCAACAGACCGAAAACTAATCATAGCAAAGGAAATATGCTTTTCAGAAGGTAATTTTGGTCCGATGAAATTGATCCATCTGAGGGCTAAAGGATTGACAAATTGCGATGCTATAAAAGAGACAACCACTCCCAAGAAATAAGATGGCAACAAAATAGGTAGTTGCAAGCGACCTGCCCACCATAAATTATAAACAGTCATTACAAATCCCATCATCGCTGACATTAACATGCCAAAAAACAAGCGTTCCTTTCGATTTTGAGGCATAAACTACTCCTCCTATACAGCTTCGTTAGTTATAGTATAACACAAATCACTAATTATTGGTATTGATTGATAAGAAAAGCCTGAATCGCTCCAGGCTTATTACTCAAAGAATTTATAGTAATCTTCCAATTGCATTTCCGCTTTTTGCTGGCGATTGAGGTCTTGGATAATTTGACCATCCTTCATGACAATCAAGCGATTGCCAAAGTTAAGGGCATCCTCCATCTGGTGAGTGACCATAAGGGCAGTCAGCTCCTGGTCGGCAATCAGGCTATCCGTCAAATTCATGAGGGACTGGCTGGTCTTTGGATCAAGGGCCGCCGTGTGTTCATCCAAGAGCAACAGCTCTGGCTTGACGATAGAGGCCATTAAGAGGCTGAGAGCCTGACGCTGGCCACCCGATAAGAAACCAGCTGGAGTGGCGATATGCTTTTCCAGACCATTGCCAATTTTTGCTAGGGTCGCCTCAAACTCTTCCAAATGCTGGGGAAGTTGCCGAGGAACCAACCCACGACCTTGGCCACGGTACTTGGCAATCAAAAGATTTTCCGCCACAGTCATCCGAGGTGCCGTTCCCATCTTGGGATCCTGAAAGACCCGGGACAGGTACTTGGCCCGCTTTTCCGCTGGCCACTTGGTCACATCCTCGCCCAAGATAGACACTGTTCCACTGGTCAAGGGCAGGGTACCTGCTATGACATTGAAGAGGGTGGACTTACCAGCACCATTGCCACCGAGAATAGTGATAAAATCCCCTTGGTAGATAGTCAGATTGACATCCTTTAGAATCACGCGCTCCTGGTCCAGGCCATTGTTGACCACCACACACGCATTTTTTAGTTCAACGATTGCATTCATTTGGTCAAGCTGGCTCCTCTCAGGATGTTATTTTTGATTTCAGGGACCATGAGGCAGACTGCCAAGATGAGGGCCGAAAAAATGCGGAGGTAGCTGGTATTGATTCCCAGGGAAATCACACCCAAAATCAAGAACTGGTAGAAAATCGCTCCCACCACAATGGTGATAAAACGCTCCGCCATTGTCACATTATCAAACAAAACCTCACCGATGATGAGACTGGCCATGCCGACCACGATGACACCGATACCGCGCGAAACGTCCGCGTAACCCTCCTGCTGGGCGATGAGGGCACCAGCAAGGGCGATGACCCCATTGGAGAGGATCAGACCCATAAGCTCCATACGGCTGGTATGAATGCCAAAACTGCGCGCCATGTCGGGATTGTCACCCGTAGCGATAAAGGCCTGACCCAGGCGGGTATTTAGGAAGAATAGCAGAGCAGAGATGACAGCCACAACTGCCATTAGGCCTAGTATCAATCCATTTGTCTCCCTATCAAAAGGCAGGAGGTCCTGCAAACTCTTGATATTGAGCAAGCCCAGATTGGCCCGCCCCATGATGAAGAGCATAATGGAATGGCAGGAAGACATAACCAGAATCCCCGACAAGAGGGTTGGAATTTTCCCCTTGGTATACAGGAGACCGGTCACAAGCCCTGCCAAACAGCCTGCGAAAACAGCAGCTAAGGTCGCCAGAATCGGGTGGACACCCTGAGTAAGTAAGGTCACAACCACTGCTCCGCCCAAGGGAAAGGAACCCTCTGTCGTCATATCTGGAAAGTTCAAAATACGGAAGGTCATGAAGATACCAAGACCAAGAATGGCCCAAAGCAGGGCCTGGGAAATGGTGGAAAGGATCATAATTCTCTCTAAAATTTCGTTTATTTAATCACGCGGCTTGCTTTTTCAACAATCTCCGCTGGAAGGGTAAGGCTAAGTTCATCAGCTACTTTTTGGTTGACGACAACGGTACCTTGGTTAAAGACTTCAACTGGTGTGTCAGCTGTTTTGGCACCGTCAAGAACCTTGGCAGCCATTTTACCAGTAGCAACACCTAGGTCAAATTGGCTGAGGGTTACAGATGCGATACCGCCACCTTCGACCATATCCTCTACAGAAGTATAGATTGGTTTTTTAGACTTGTTGGCTGCAGAAACGACTGTTGAGAAAGCCGATGCAATGGTATTGTCAACTGGTGTGAAGAAGGCGTCTACCTTGGTTGAGGCAACTTCTACTGTTGAGGCAATTTCGTTTGAAGAAGGAACTGCATACTCGATAACTTCATAGCCTGCTGCCTCAGCTGCCGCCTTAAATTCAGCAACTTGGGCCTTTGAGTTGTCCTCGTTTGATGAGAAAAGAGCACCGATTGTTTTTGCCTCTGGGGTGATTTGTTTAATCAAGTCAATAGTATCTGCTACTGGTGTTTGGTCAGAAACACCAGTGATATTGCCACCAGGATTTTTCAAATCAGCAACCAAGTTGGCACCGACCGGATCTGTTACAGCTCCCATGATAATCGGTAGGTCGCTGGTTGCGTTGGCTAGGCCTTGGGCGGCTGGTGTCGCAATACCAATCAGCAATTCGTTGCCATTATCGACCAATTTTTTACTCATGGTTTGCACTTGAGACTGGTCACCTTCTGCATTCATAAAATCAATTTCTAGGTTGACATCCTTATCGTAGCCGCCTTCTTTGAGACCAGCTTCGATTCCTTTGTAAATTTCGTCCAAGGAAGCGTGGGTCACATATTGGAGAACTCCGATTTTAACGGTTTGAGATTCCGTCCCAGTCTCTGTTGAGGTCTCTTGTTTATTCTGATTTGAAATCACTACAGCCACAATAATCGCAAAAAATGCAATCAACACACCCATCAATTTTTTATTTTTCATCATAAACCTCTTTCTTATTAAAACAATTGTATCTATTTCGTCAATTCAAGATCTGTAAGCTACGCCATCGTTTCATCATAATGTAATCTCCTTTGTATAGAAAAAGCCCACGCATACTAAAATCGTATGCGAGGGCGTCAATGACACGGTGCCACCTCACTTATGGGAATTCTCCCATATCTCATCTCCTCAAACAAGGAGTTGCACTGTAAGGTGTGCCAACCGAACTATCATTGTTTTAAGTTCATTTGCGTGACTGTTTTGGCTGAGTACTTATGCCAAACAATCTCATCAGCCCATTTCATAAAACTCCGCCACCTGTTCTCAGCACCACAGGCTCCCTGAAGACTTCTGTCCTACTACTTCTTCTGATTACATACGATTATAGATGGTCTTGGAGGATTTGTCAAGGATTTTGAACAAATTTTCTGAAAATTCCTTAACATGTTGTCAGCCCCCAAAATATGCTATACTAGAAAAAGCTAGATTCCAGGAAGAGAAAGAGGTCTACCATGTCTTTTGACGGATTTTTTTTACATCACATGACGGCTGAGTTAAAGGCCAATTTAGAAGGTGGGCGGATTCAGAAAATCAACCAACCTTTTGAACAGGAGATTGTCCTCAATATCCGCAGCAACCGTCAGAGCCATAAATTGCTCCTGTCCGCCCATTCGGTTTTCGGTCGGGTTCAGCTGACCCAGTCGGACTTTACCAATCCAAAAGTGCCCAATACCTTTACCATGATTCTGCGGAAATACTTGCAGGGAGCTATTATCGAGGAAATTCGTCAGTTGGACAATGACCGCATCTTAGAATTTTCGGTGTCCA
The sequence above is a segment of the Streptococcus suis genome. Coding sequences within it:
- a CDS encoding DUF438 domain-containing protein; this encodes MREQRIDILKNILLDLHNGASAESVQEQFNQHFTGVSALEISMMEYELMSSDTGITFEDVMGLCNVHANLFKGAISDVQVADMDQEGHPVYVFKQENLALRGALLRIRRILEQYEQVEEEEVRDQLLQGLQRQYKLLGQFDHHYTRKEKLFFPIMERYGHDAPPKVMWGVDDDIRLLFKEARKALDTLPDGDIETVRQIFEIFATEFEEMVFKEEAILLMILLETFTQDDWLQIAAESDAYGYAIVKPTAKWVPHRVSFGEIAEQKDASSAPQASDPNVRVIDTPEGQFTISFTPKEPTTSVLDPASPQPFGNGYLTLEQANLILNHLPLELTFVNKDDIFQYYNDSHPVEEMIFKRTPSQIGRNVELCHPPKIVDKVKKIFELLRSGQKNEVTMWFKKDEETFVYVVYKAVRDQEDQFQGVLEYVQNIQPYRELDSDFSREI
- a CDS encoding DUF2130 domain-containing protein yields the protein MHNITCPHCGTAFQVNETEYSQLLAQVRGVEFDKEVHDRLARETELLAQKAENDLQAKLADKDKAILELTAKVEQVSSQTEHEVSSAIAQKDKELMALQAQLDKLTSQSELEISSAISQKDQEILELKAKLEQVGLSKDLELQQAVAQVEKERDAAQNALVLQEQKQELALATTRQEYEVQLKAASEQVEFYKNFKAQQSTKAIGESLELYAESEFNKVRQLAFPNAYFEKDNQVSARGSKGDYIYRETDENGVEIISIMFEMKNEADDTVKKHKNEDFFKELDKDRREKNCEYAVLVTMLEADNDYYNTGIVDVSHKYEKMYVVRPQFFIQLIGLLRNAALNSLKYKQELALVREQHIDITHFEEDLATFKTAFAKNYQSASTNFQKAIDEIDKAIKRMEAVKAALTTSENQLRLANNKLDDVTVKKLTRNNPTMKAKFEALKGEKQ
- a CDS encoding GNAT family N-acetyltransferase, with amino-acid sequence MTEQEEGERQVLVAENEQACLGYITLVKSPKKGRFFQTGIPEIVDFNVFEQFQGQGICYRLLDAICQLVSDFTSQIGIGVGLNAHYGKAQKLYVQNGFIPDGTSVWYEGSPLAIGASAYNDDNLALYFIKPLEHDIMLY
- a CDS encoding ABC transporter permease; translated protein: MILSTISQALLWAILGLGIFMTFRILNFPDMTTEGSFPLGGAVVVTLLTQGVHPILATLAAVFAGCLAGLVTGLLYTKGKIPTLLSGILVMSSCHSIMLFIMGRANLGLLNIKSLQDLLPFDRETNGLILGLMAVVAVISALLFFLNTRLGQAFIATGDNPDMARSFGIHTSRMELMGLILSNGVIALAGALIAQQEGYADVSRGIGVIVVGMASLIIGEVLFDNVTMAERFITIVVGAIFYQFLILGVISLGINTSYLRIFSALILAVCLMVPEIKNNILRGASLTK
- a CDS encoding DUF1858 domain-containing protein produces the protein MNTIDLNLPVAEIINQHPEVKDILIELGFSPLANPAMLHTVGKVTSLKMGSKMTKISLKQIQQTLEWNGYQVVGGNDA
- a CDS encoding ABC transporter ATP-binding protein, which codes for MNAIVELKNACVVVNNGLDQERVILKDVNLTIYQGDFITILGGNGAGKSTLFNVIAGTLPLTSGTVSILGEDVTKWPAEKRAKYLSRVFQDPKMGTAPRMTVAENLLIAKYRGQGRGLVPRQLPQHLEEFEATLAKIGNGLEKHIATPAGFLSGGQRQALSLLMASIVKPELLLLDEHTAALDPKTSQSLMNLTDSLIADQELTALMVTHQMEDALNFGNRLIVMKDGQIIQDLNRQQKAEMQLEDYYKFFE
- a CDS encoding RidA family protein: MKTIHTDKAPAAIGPYVQGKVVGNLLFASGQVPLSPETGEVVGETIQEQTDQVLKNIAAILAEAGTDFDHVVKTTCFLKDMNDFVLFNEVYKTAFSSDFPARSAVEVARLPRDVKVEIEVIAVVE
- a CDS encoding ATPase; protein product: MKISITTTSTHYQLNVVYSVSASLTETWDLLATDAGFAKWFPELHIEGQKLVFEMDDFREEMDLLAYREPHEIVYTWDTARVGFILTEQEGGSHIAFEEIIPKDFGNEFATAEKDMTGWLVQHECIQALLEGAEVPEQKPLQEKWSHFVQEQI